agcaagaaggtagagacaacaatgatTCAGACAAAGCAGcctcaactgtcagtaagagtgttcatgattgagtctttgaatgaagacattgagataaaactgtccagtttgagtgtttgttgcagctcgttccagtctctggaggatgagggctggggtagatatctcagataggggggagtgaggcctaagagggttttataaataagcatcaaccagtgggtcttgcgacaggtatacagagatgaccactttacagaggagtatagagtgcagtgatataAGGAGCATTGGCGGCAAATCTGATTgcagaatggtaaagaacatctagccgctcgagagcacccttacctgccgatctataaagtatgtttccgtaatctagcatgggtaggatggtcatctgaatcagggttagtttggcagctggggtgaaggaggagcgattacgatagaggaaaccaagtctagatttaactttagcctgcagctctGATATGTGCttagagaaggacagtgtaccatctcgccatactcccaagtacttgtatgaggtgactacctcaagctctaaactcgcagaggtagtaatcacacatgtggtgtggggagaggggcattcttcttaccaaaccacatgacctttgttttggaggtgttcagaacaaggttaagggtagagaaagcttgttggacactaagaaagccagctgaggggccagctgagtataagactgtatcgtCTGCATTTAAATGGATGAGAGCGCTTCCTACTGTccgagctatgttgttgatggggcctaggattgagccttggggtagtCCCTtcgtgacaggcagtggctgagacagcagattttctgactttatacactgcactctttgagagaggtagttagcaaaccaggccaaagacaccTTAGAGAAACCAATACTctttagccggcccacaagaatggaatggtctaccgtatgaaaagctttggccaagtatATAAATATCAGGACAACATTGCTtcgaatcaagggcaatggtgacatcacacAGTACAAAGACTCTATAAGGTTCCCAATGTTGCTGCAGCTGATCACTTTGTGATACTGTAGTTTGTCCGCCATGAACTGGAGGTTAGCTTAGGTTTTGCAGAGGCCTGTGTCTCATATCTTGGACTATTGGCTTCCAACCTTTTTCCTTCCAGCAAGTATTCGACTTCTCATTCCTGTTGCAGACGGTGAGGAAGGGGTATCAGGGAGTGGATCAGGGGCAAATAAGTTAGGGGCAGGTATATTGGCCTCATGTTCTGGCTGCTATTCATCTGGTAACTGAGGTGGTGTGTTGCCTGATAGGTAGGTCTCCATTGCAACTGTTCTATTTAAAGTCTGTCTTCTATTCCATTGGTTGCATTTCTATTGCCTTCTCTTGCTGCTTTGTTCTCACTTTGTAAGCTCAGAGATAATTTTCATTTCTCCCTTCTCTTTcagtatctctccctgtctttttgCAGATGTTCCTGGTATTTATATGTGTGTGACATCTATTTCTCTGTGCTGTTTCATGTGACATCTTCTAATTAAATTAATTTAAAACATGATTAAATAAGCCTAAAACAAAAGAAAGTACATTCTGTCATTACCAATACAGTTCAAGTTTGTGATAGAAATGACTGGGATCTAAATGACGCTTCTACAGTTTTTGGAGAAAAATGACAGACTGCTTAGCATGTTTTGGCTAGTATTCCAGCTAGCATATAGTTAGCTAGCATACACTAAATATATCAAATATACTTTTTTCATGTTATTATTCTACCACAAATTAAAGAAATTAAAGCCTGTTTGGAAATGACTGACAATAAAAATATTCTCGACAAAAGCAATATTTACCTACATTTTTCCTCAACTTCTGGACATCACATCTGGAACAACTGTCTGTTGCAGCCATGTGCTTCAGAGTCACAATAAGTTTCCATGTTAACTAAATTAACATTCTCTTGACAAAACATTATTTAGTGAGGTATAGGTCCTCAGTGGTGGAAATGACACCACTAACAAAGGACAGGTATATTTTGTGTAAAAAACAATACAAAGGGCATACTCACAATAAATATTGATATAGATTTTATTTAATAGACTCTTTCTCTAGTAGATAACAttatataattaagcaataaggcccgagggggtgctgtatatggccaatataccatggctaagggctgttcttatgcacgacacaaTGCAGAgttcctggacacagcccttagccatagTATATTAgacatatatcacaaacccctgaggtgccttattgctattataaactggttaccaacgtaattagagcagtaaaaataagtgttttgtcatacctgtggtattgctgtcagccaatcagcattcagggctcaaaccacccagtgtAATTATTCATGTTTTCTCCAAGAAAAACTCAAAAGGGTCAGGGACAAGGGCAAAATATAAAATGCATCTGAAATGTTACTAAACTACTTAGTGTTAAAACATTTGGGGTGATTGTAGTGTGAACTGAACACATAAAGTCCAAGAAATTGACCCTGAGGACATATAATTGCCCGTAGTTGCAGAATCACCCTAATACTGCTGTAGAATGAATTGCAGCCAGTGGGTCAAACAAACAACTAAAATGAATGAATCACTCAGAAAAACGAATTGTTTGTCTTGGAATTCCCCCCAGGTGTCAGGTGACAGACAGCTTCATGAATAGATGGTATAATGTTTAGGTCTATTGAATGGTCTAGCCTAGGTTCCCATATGTGATCAATTTCTAATGTTTAAACAGGAAGTTAAGGTATCAATGGCCACAAACTACACTGAAACTCACAGATTAGGACAACACCTTCACATGAAACCCTGAATGTAGGTGGAACCAGTGGCGTCATTAGGCCTGGGCTTCCAGGGCTTCAGCCCCTGATATTTTTCATCCAGCCCAGAACCTTTTTTTTTCAGTCTGGTATGAGTTTCCATAAACACACATCACTTGTGCTaggcagtatttttttttaatgttttactgACATTTTTActagtattattttttttttcctcTGCTAATTATGTCTAAACCCATGCCTACAATTTATGttcataaaatcagattttaagcctaaccctaaccttagcccgaaccttaaccacactgctaaccttaacaTTTTTGTAGCCAATTTTGACTCTGTCTGTGGAATCTTACTCTGGGGCTGTGTTATCTAGCAGGAACCCAGTAGTAGGCACTGCAAGAAGCCCCTTGAGTGGCACGGTAGCTGCTGAGATTGGCCAAGATTTCACAATGCAGTGGACTGCTCACGTCGATTGACCCCCTCTCCCACACATGAAGCACATAAGATGTCAATAGGCAGTTCATTTTGCATCACCCGGTGGCTCAGGTGAGTGGAGTTTATACATTGTAAACCATTCAATTGGTCTTTAAGTGAAATCTCCACCCACCTGGCGCACTGGGCAATCCAAAACGAATGTCATCATTCAGCAAAATGCCTATCACTCGGTCAGAATCTGCAGTATAGCACTGAGCAAAGTGTGATAAATTTAATTTTTGTCTTAATCTGTTGTTGTCTAGTACTGTATTTTTGCTAGCTAGAGCCATCTATTTTAAGTGCTGACTGCCTTCCCAGTAGACTACTttgtgtgtgaactgctgactgctcatAACAAGCAGATTattgttgacacatcaaccaggattaAAGGGCAGTGCAATTTgtgactgttgttgtttttgtaatCAGTGGCTGTGTTGGAGGGGAGGGGTTTCTCCTGTCCTATTAGTACTTTAGTCTCCTCTGTTTTAGCAGCAGCAGTTGTGACAGTGATGGTCTCGTTGCCAAAGCAAAGACAGTTCTGCCAAGTTGTTCTGCAGGGTTAttggaggaaggaaagagaggaaggctccacaccactctctcacttgTTTATCTTACATAGTTATTTTCAAATGATCTAACTTTGCTCTTTGGTAGCTCTGGcaactatgtgtgtgttttctatactTGTTcgctcctctccctgtaggttttacagacgctccccaccccttggctgcaacccttctaaGTTAGTGTACCCTGTGcacacaacccatgtggaattcctGCTCTTTGGCAGCATTTGGAACTGCCGATCTACGGTCAAGAACGCTgagttcatctcagcctatgctgcccttcagtccctttACTTTTTGGCCCTTACAgagacatggatcaccccagagaacagGACTACTCGAGCTTCTCTCACTTCATCTGATGACTGTATGTTTTCTCTAATAGTCTGAGAGCATCTATTCGCTGCAGTGGTGGCACAGGACTACTAATTTCTCCTAAGTGGAGAATTTCTCATTTCTCCCTcacacatctgtccctctcctcatTTCAACTCCATGCGGTCACTGTCAATGatccactcaagcttaacattgtAGTCATCTATCGCCCACAAGGTGGCCTTAGAGAGTTCttcaatgagcttgacaccttgataagcaAATTTCCTGACGATGGCCCACTGCTATTCGTACTTGGTGACTTCAACCTCCCAACATATGCCTTCAATTAATTTatttccatcactctctttcgCATCCTTACctcttttgacctcaccctttcccagtcccctcccactaACAAGGCAGGCAATACACTTGActtcatctttactagaggctgtcACCTACTAATCTTACTGCAACCCCCCTCCGGGTCTCTGGtcactactttgtttcctgttctgtctccctttcctccaataCTTCTCCCCCAGGTCTTCTGAGTCTACCTCTtcgaccctactctcctctctttccgcATCCTATGACTCGTCTCCTGTCCTCCCGGCCGGCTcggccctcccttcctcctccatgaCTGAGTGACTTATTGCGAACTTACAGAACAGGGCTACGGGCAGCTGAGcgaaaatggaggaaaacaacATTTCCGGAGGACATCCTTTCACTCTTTCCTCCCAACCTTCTCAtcctctgtatctgctgctaaagccactttctatcattctaaatttcaagcttcttcctctaaccctaggaaactattttcctcctccttctcctccacccttccccctcctttctccctctctgcggATGACTTTGTCAACTATAAGGTGGACAACATCCACTCCTCACTCACTCAGCCAAGTCCACTGTTCCCACTAACACAGAATTACCCTATGCCTTGAACTCTTTCACCcttctctctccagatgaaatcctgcaaCTAGTGAGGACCGGCCGCCCAATAACCTGCCCACTCGACCCCATCCTCTGGTCTGGGGAGTTACCTTCTCTCAGTCCTTACTCCTTCACCAACTCATACCTGGCCACTGGCTGTGTACACTCTGACTTTCAAATTGGCCCAAGTCGCTCCCTTCCTCAAGAAATCAACACTCAACGACTCTGACGTTAAAAACTACAGACCGGTATCCCTTCTGTCTTTTCTTAGTGGAGCATGCTGTCTCTGACAAACTTTCTtgctatctctctcagaacgctcttcttgaccctaaccagtcagtcttCATGACAGGTCACTCAACCAAGACTGCTCTTTTCTGTGTCACAGAGGTTCTGCACCCTGCCAAAGCTGACACTCTCCTCTGTTCTTATCCTCATAGCTCTATCGGCTGCCTTcaacaccgtgaaccatcagataCTCCTCTCCACCTTCTTtaggctgggcgtctcaggctctgcacactcttgaatTGCATCCTAGCAGGCAAGCcactcctaccaggtgacgtggagaggatctgtgtctgcaccacatgCTCTCATTACTGGTGGCCCCCGGGGCTCTGTTCTaggccctcttctctctatacaccaagtcactcggctctgtcatatcctcacctGGTCTCTTCTACCATTGCTATGAGGATGAcgctcaactacttttctccttccccccttctgacacccaggtggcgaaatgcatctctgtgtgactggcagatatctcagcttagATGTCaacccaccacctcaagctcaaccttggCAAGACGAAGCTGCTCTTCCTCATGGGGAAGGCCTGCCTGCTCCAAGACCTCTCtcatggttgacaactccacggtgtctccctcccagagtgcaaagaaccttggtgtGACCCTGGACACCAACCTGTCATTCTATGCAAACATCAAAGCAACTCATTCCTGCAGGTttatgctctacaacatccgtagagtacgaccctacctcacacagaaCGCTGCAGCCTGgttggtgttcaaccttcccaagttctcccatgtcaccccactccactggcttccagtcgaagctcgcagccactacaagaccatggtacttgcctacagagcaggaagaggaactgcccctccctacatTAAGGCcttgctcaaaccctacaccccaacccaaaCACTCTGTtatgccacctctggtctcttggcagctcccactcagcccagtccaagctctactctgtcctggcaccccaatggtgaactagcttccccctgaagcttgAACAGCAGAGGTCCTGCACATCTTCCGTAAACACCTGAAAcgctacctcttcaaagagtatcttaattAATCCAATACCCCGACaaaatgtggacaccccttcaaattagtggatttgcccatttcagccacacgcgttgctggaagcaatgtcagcagaATAACTgcttgtcaggagcttcatgaaatgggtttccatggctgagcagccacacacaagcctaagattaccatgtgcaatgccaagcgtttgTTGGactggtgtaaagcttgctgccattggactctggagcagtggaaacgcgttctctggagtgatgaatcacgcttcttCATCTgacagtctgacggacaaatctaggtttggcggatgccaggagaacgctacctgcccgaatgcatagtgccaactgtaaagtttggtggaggaggaataatgatctggggctgtttttcatgattcgatgattgatttgatttgatttgaagagaaacacaccagacaacaagcagagacagcaacagaagactaggatatgatggagagggacaccagaagaacagaacaggccATAACAACAGAAGAGGATAGACAAAGGAGACAGTAAAAAGCAAGAACCTAAGACAGGAAACAGATGAAAAGAAAGACAGCAACAGACAAGATACAGCAAAAGTgacagaagagatggagagagaacaaagtgTGGATGAGCACACAGTAGACAGTATCACTACAAGCTGCTCCATAGATTCTAATTAGTTTGATTTATTTGCAAAACAAATGATAACAGGTGAAATGCAGACAGTGAAAAACTATAACATGGTTTCCAAAGAATTTCCAGGTGAGGTGAAAAGGCCTGTAAAATTACCATTAAACAATTGTTTACTTTTACAGTTTTTACAACCAGGGCAGGGTAAGAGAGGAGGGTAGACAAGAGACAGCAATACAGAAGACTgtgagacagcaacagaagagggcagacaagagagacagcaacagaagacacagaaaaagtgatggagagaggaagaggagtgagcACACAGTAGACTGTATCACTTAAAGCTGCTCTATGGATTCTAactagtgtgtgcatgtgtgtgagagagagggtgtttCGGTACTGTGTGATTCTTTAATAAATTTAGCTTATTGGGCAGGTCAAGTTGTTGAATGGTATGGAGGTTTTTGACAATACACTGtagacagtggtgtaaagtacttaagtaaatatactttaaagtactacttaagtagattTTTGGGCCTGTACTTGTattttactattcatatttttgactactttaactTCACTAAACAAAAttctgtactttttactccatacattttccatgacacccaaaagtactcgacaggaaaatggtctaattcacacgcttttcaagagaacatccctggtcatccttactgtgtctgatctggcggactcaataaacacatgctttgtttgtaaataaataaaaaatatacaaaatgtggccgtctgctttgcttaatataaggaattggtttatacttttatttttacatttgatacttaagtatatttaaaaccaaatacttttagacttttactcaagtagtattttactgggtgactttcacttttacttgagtaattttctatgaaggtatctttatttttactcaagtatgacaattgtgtactATTTCCACAACTGACTGTAGATGTTTgtattccagagtagagagtgttccagagtagagaccTACAGTAGCTACTGTAATTAAGTACTGGAACTGTCTGCTGTGGCAGGTACGAAGGTGCCAGTTACGCGAGAAATATCTTCTCTCAGCCGGGGGAGGATCCCCCAGACCTCCCTACTGGTTTGGGGCTAAACTCCGAATGTTTTCAAATCCTAGAAACGCCCCTGGGTGCAACGTGGGCGACAACATTGATATAAATCGGACTTGAATGTCAAAATCCATTGAGTACTCCCTACATGCTGATCATGACAGCTGCTTTCGCTGAGGCAGTTTGCTGTGAGATCCCTGCGGAGAGTGACAGGAGTCGTTATGCCCGAGTGAACCGCAGAGACAAAGGGCGGCCAATGTGCCTCACTCGGTTCGCTGCGCTTGTCTCTTTACTTCTGTCTTGTTTGGTACTCTTGCTAAACGTATATCATCATAAAGCAGCAGACTACCAGGTGAGCTTCTCATTCAACAGCGCACAAGTGTTATTCGATTAAATCAACCTGTTACCTGCAAATAATCCCGATTCAGAATAATTTATGGATAGTGTTGTGTGTGGTTAGAAACGAAACtggtacagtagcctacagtaaatGTGTATAATTATTAGAGAGCCAACATCAGAACACGCTTGTCATTCTAATTGTGGTAATACTTGGGGACTGTATTtagatcaatatatatatatatttaacctcgctatggaactcccaatcatagccggttgtgattcagcctggaatcaaaccagggtgtctttagtgacacctcaagaactgagatgcagtgccttagaccgctgtgccacttgggagccaaatcaaatacatttttaagagATTATGCTCATAAAATCTTAATGGATCTTGTGTTTTTATTTGTAGCACACTTCAGCTGGAGGTGATTCTATGGGTAAATTATTATTATGAATATGGTTATGATAatctaatcatcatcatcattatcatcatcatcatcatcatcactgtctaTTTTATCCCACCATAGGTGGCGTTCAACAGCAGCAGCAAATTGAAAACAATCTAAGTGCCCATCTGACAGGTACAattatgatacacacacacactattccttGAAAGACCAATCATTAAGACTAAGCTAAAAAAGTAATGgcctctcttgtctctcctccagctccATACTCATTTAATCATTCAAAAGTGATATACCTTGAATGGGAGTACAACCTTGGACTTGCTCACCTTAGCGGCTTTAAGTATCATGACTGCGACCTCATCGTGCTCAATGATGGCATGTACATGGTTTACCTGCAGATCACGTTCCGAAGCCCTGGTCACTTTGTGTGTAACGAGGAGGAATCAGGTTTCATCCTCACCCAAAAAGTAATCCTGTTTGCAAAGGGCTACCAAAAAAACAGAGACCTGCTAACAGCATCTGACACAGTGGACTGCATTCCCAAATCGAATGACTGTCAGCCAACTGGTTCAGAGGGCTGCAAGGAGGAGTCAGGGACTCAGTACTGGGAAAAGTCTCTCTGCACGTCCGGGGTGTTTAAACTAAAAGCTGGGGACAGGCTCAGAGTGAGGAAGGGGGACAGGTACCATGAGCTGATGCTGCTTCAAGAAGACAGGACATTTTTTGGGGCACATCTCATTTGATGTTGTTCCCCAGAAACAACAGGTGCAGGGATAATAAtggacttatatatatatatatatatatagcagtataaataaataaaaataataataataacatttaatatatatatatatatatatatattttttttttttattatttttatttatactgCTATATGGTTGTTTTTGATTAACTATGCCATAACTTTGTTGTTTTCTGTGTCATCTCCATGATAACctaactttgtggaaattagTGTAATCACTAGCCACACTTAGACAAATGAATGTCTTTCCACTGTATACTTTACTTCCTACTTGGAGTTTTAATTTTATAATTATTTcataatgtgtgtgagagagcactTGAAGGTAATCAGTTGTATTATGCTCTCATAAAGTGTCCATAAATAACTTGTTGTTCAGTTAAACAGTGCATTAACACAGGCAGCGCAATTATGTTTCCACCAATaaggtattttgaccaatcagatctgcTCTTTTGCCAATATCAAAGTGTCAAACAAATGTGATCATAATGTGATATAAGGAGAGGCTACTCCTTTACTCTGAAATTTCATACATTTTACTCTGCAACTCCAGTAGATTATTTTAATCAGTCTGTTTCATATTGTTTCACCTGGTCAGCAACAGAGAATTCAAATGAGCAGGTGTAACAGATGGGGATTTGTAACCTCTCTCCTCAGCCTGAAATGTCTCCCCCCGCGCCCCAGAGAAGTTGTCAAGAGGGTAGTCACGTTTATTTGCAAGACAGAGGTCTCAAGTTCCAGTCAGTCTCAGTGTGAGCTGCTCTAGGAGAGAAAGTATAATAAGCAAGAACAGTGATGTCCGTAACACAGGCAATTAGGGAACTTTCTATCAAATTAGATTGATGATCTTACTCAATGCCTAGAAAGCCTTGTAATCAGTTTGTGTTAATGAACTTAGCCATGAGTAGAGTCTGACTGTGTCAGCTACAAATGTCCCTAAAGCTCATCCTGATCTTCTACTGTATAAAAAATTAAGTGATGTTTGATGTGTCTCCAGCAGAATAACAACAGGATGAACATGCAATGTGTTGTTTACCATGTCAGCCTAACCTTACTTAAGAATGTAAGGAATGCACACTATTGCACCATTGTGATGGTCAACACCCATTGTAAATGATGATTAACTGATGCATGGCtcactgtgtcacgccctgacctgagtattctttgttttctttattgttttggttaggtcagggtgtgacatgggtgatatgtcttttttgtactgtctaggggttttgtaggtttttgGGGTTGTTTAatgtctaggtgtttatatatgtctatggttgcctagattggttctcaattagaggcaggtgtgtatcgttgtctctgattgggaaccatatttaggcagccatcttctttgagtattttgtgggttattatctatgtctagttgcatgtgtctgcactagtattatatagcgtcacgtttttgtatagtttgttaagtGTTCTTTGTCTTCATTAAAAAGTATGTATTCAtcttacgctgcgccttggtctcctctttacgacgaacgtgacacacTGTTTACACGGGGTGAGCAATAGGAATATTCCCACTGTGATTGGGTTCTGCACCTGTCTGCTCGAACTTAGTGTTGGCTAAGAGTTTACATTGATGTTGCAGAAAGTAAGAACAACTAAAGTTTTAATTTTCACAGAACATTTTCACATTCACATTATTAGGCAATTGTCTTCACTTCCATTTAAAATAAGTCTACCCTTTATGACCTGTACCAATATCTGGGTGCATTTCTAGTGTGAAAAAGGTGTAGCATTTTAATGAATCTTTGAATACAGTAAATGACTTTGAAACATGTAAAATATAATTCATCCCCTCTTATGAAAGAAGAAACTTACCCTCACATTAAAGGTTTGCATGGTGACCTAAAAGGAATAACAAAATGCATCATGAGGCTGTAATAAGACACCAGAAGCATTGGTGGGCTACATAAACAATAAACATGtgaggacagatagagagggggCGTTTTAataaagtgatggagtccaggtgagtaaaATGAAGCGCTGATGCGCATAACAATGgggtggcatgtagcctagtggttagagtgttgggccagtaaccaaaaggttgctagatcaaattcctgagctgacaagggaagaatctgccgttctgcccctgaacaaggttcccactaggctgtcattgtaaataagaatttgttcttaactgaccatcctagtttaaaaaaaattcaaaCGATGGTGAccggtgtgcgtaatgatgggcaaGCTGGCCGCGGGCgcctgagagagggagtggaagcAGGCATGACAAAACATGTGGGTTGGGTTTTAGGGGGGTGGGAATGGTATGATAAATATAATTTCTATGGGAGTAAACTGCACATGCCGTTTTGTGTTATTGCTGCCAAATACTTTAGGGAAGGAAATACATACCAGTCTTAAAAAAAAACTGAGTGGGTTGTGTTGAAAAGTGGAATGGAATGTAAATAACCTCATTACTGAATCATGGAGGGAAAGaaccttatacagtgccttcggaagtattcagactccttgactttttccacatttttacgataaagctttattctaaaatggattaaattgtttttttccctcatcaatctacacacaataccccataatgggctccagagtggctcagcggtctaaggcactgcatctcagtgcaagaggcatcactacagaccctggttcagacccCAGCCAGCTGTAATATTCAcatgtgtaaacatactgaattataattggatgcattttaccTCCGTATcctatgattggttaagaccacccagATGTTTAGGTCATGGTCAGTTGATCAGTTGATCAAAACAAGACACCAGCTGTgagtgggagtcccatagggcggggcacAGTTGACCCAGTATTatccgggtttggcctgggtagtcactgtaaataagaatttgttcttaactgacttgcctaattaaataatgacaaagcaaaacatgtttttgaaaatgttgctaatttatcaaaataaaaaaacggaattatcacatttacataagtattcagaccctttaatcagtactttgttgaagcacctttgacagcgattacagaaTCGGGTCATCTTGGATAtgacgatacaagcttggcacacgtgtacttggggagttcctcccattcttctctgcagatcct
The genomic region above belongs to Oncorhynchus mykiss isolate Arlee chromosome 6, USDA_OmykA_1.1, whole genome shotgun sequence and contains:
- the LOC110525015 gene encoding tumor necrosis factor ligand superfamily member 15, whose product is MLIMTAAFAEAVCCEIPAESDRSRYARVNRRDKGRPMCLTRFAALVSLLLSCLVLLLNVYHHKAADYQHTSAGGDSMGGVQQQQQIENNLSAHLTAPYSFNHSKVIYLEWEYNLGLAHLSGFKYHDCDLIVLNDGMYMVYLQITFRSPGHFVCNEEESGFILTQKVILFAKGYQKNRDLLTASDTVDCIPKSNDCQPTGSEGCKEESGTQYWEKSLCTSGVFKLKAGDRLRVRKGDRYHELMLLQEDRTFFGAHLI